TGCTCCTTGTCTTTTTCGATTGATTAACGATTTTCTTCTAATAGGCTTGGATTAATGGAAAATTTAGTGAATAAACTAAAAACTATAACACCTAAAACAGTGCCAAATGTATTTAATAATAAATCATCAATGTCGCAAGATCGATAATTATATCCAATAAAAAACCCCATTGTTCCTTGAATTATTTCAATCCCTAAACTAACGATAAAACCAACTAATATCGTTTTACTTTTCGTAATCTTCGGATATAAAACTGGCAAAGCAAAACCTAATGGCATAAATAGGACAATATTTCCGCCAACTTGTTTTAGAGCAATTGAAAATGATCCATATTTTATTGAATCTATAACTACTTTAAAAGGGACAAAATTATTTGTATATCCCAGGTGATCCTCAATCATGACATGAATTAGATATTTCTGATAAGGAAATGGGAACAAAGTAAAATCCACGAGGCAAGTAATATAGATTCCAAAGATTATCCAATATAAATATTTTACTAGAGTAATATAACCTTTAAAGAGACTATAACCAAAAAATATAATGATTAAAGTCATGATAAAGATACTAGGATATAAATAATTTAACATTAAAAGATGGCCATCCTTTCAATTTGCAATGCATTAATAACTCAATGTTCCTGAGCCTTTAATTCTTTTTCCATTCATATTTTTCCAAATCTCATAAGTATATGTATGACCTGTTGTAACTGCATCGTCCGTATCAACGTATGGAGAACCCGCAGTTGATTTTTCAAATCCTAATCTAGTTATTAAAACGTTTGAGCCATTCTGTTTTTCATAGACGTGGATAGTAAAATAAGTATCGCCTCCCCAGCTCTCCATATTTACAGTACCGGTCACACTTCCCTTAGTGGATGTATATGTTCCAATCGATAATTGGTGTTCCATATCAAAAGTAAAACTCTTTGTGGCAGCTTGTGCTACTAGTGGGCTAACCATAATTGCGCCAAATGTTAAAAGTGCAATTATTTTTTTACTAATTTTTTGTTTAGTTTCCTTCATAGTATACTTCTCCTTTAAATCTTTTCAGTAAATTTTTTCCATTTTTTTACAATAACAATTTCTTATAGTATATTAGAAACCTTGTTTTTCATATAAGAAAATATAATTATTTTTTTATTTTTTTCCAATAAATACCAGTAAAATTTTACTAGAATAGTAGTTTTAAAAACATATTTTATTAATTCTATATTTCATA
This genomic interval from Gottfriedia acidiceleris contains the following:
- a CDS encoding VanZ family protein; the protein is MLNYLYPSIFIMTLIIIFFGYSLFKGYITLVKYLYWIIFGIYITCLVDFTLFPFPYQKYLIHVMIEDHLGYTNNFVPFKVVIDSIKYGSFSIALKQVGGNIVLFMPLGFALPVLYPKITKSKTILVGFIVSLGIEIIQGTMGFFIGYNYRSCDIDDLLLNTFGTVLGVIVFSLFTKFSINPSLLEENR